From the genome of Streptomyces sp. V1I1, one region includes:
- the tilS gene encoding tRNA lysidine(34) synthetase TilS: MGPHPAVAAIRLAVRRVLHDVLTEHSQRVARSVSHATSAYPVYSASPSCSASSASSATKTASPTSAGEQPLVLVACSGGADSMALASALAFEARKLSVRAGGITVDHGLQDGSDLRAAEVAARLTAMQLDPVEAISVRVGRDGGPEAAARDARYAALDDAAERYGAAAVLLGHTRDDQAETVLLGLARGSGIRSLSGMAAISGAAGRYRRPFLQLDRQTARKACMVQSLPVWDDPHNADPAYTRSRLRHEGLPALEKALGKGVVEALARTAQLSRDDADALDTWAADADAAVRDDAGQLQCAKLYALPPAVRRRVLRRAVIDAGAPAGSLFARHVEEVDRLITSWRGQGAINLPGRVEARRQGGRLVIRQG, encoded by the coding sequence ATGGGTCCCCATCCTGCGGTCGCGGCGATACGCCTGGCGGTCCGCCGCGTACTCCACGACGTACTCACCGAACACTCCCAACGCGTCGCGCGCTCCGTGAGCCACGCGACCTCTGCGTACCCCGTCTACTCCGCGTCCCCCTCGTGCTCGGCGTCCTCCGCGTCCTCCGCGACGAAGACCGCGAGCCCCACCTCCGCAGGCGAGCAGCCGCTCGTCCTCGTGGCGTGCTCCGGCGGCGCCGACTCCATGGCGCTCGCCTCCGCCCTCGCCTTCGAAGCCCGCAAACTCTCCGTCCGGGCCGGCGGCATCACCGTCGACCACGGCCTCCAGGACGGCTCCGACCTCCGCGCCGCCGAGGTCGCCGCCCGGCTCACCGCGATGCAGCTCGACCCCGTCGAAGCCATCTCGGTACGGGTCGGCCGGGACGGCGGACCGGAGGCCGCGGCCCGTGACGCCCGCTACGCCGCCCTCGACGATGCCGCGGAGCGCTACGGCGCCGCCGCCGTGCTGCTCGGCCACACCCGCGACGACCAAGCTGAAACCGTCCTGCTGGGCCTCGCCCGCGGCTCCGGCATCCGCTCGCTGTCCGGCATGGCGGCCATCTCGGGAGCCGCCGGCCGTTACCGCCGCCCCTTCCTCCAGCTCGACCGGCAGACCGCCCGCAAGGCCTGCATGGTCCAGTCGCTGCCCGTCTGGGACGACCCGCACAACGCCGACCCGGCCTACACCCGCTCCCGGTTGCGTCACGAAGGCCTGCCCGCCCTGGAGAAGGCGCTCGGCAAAGGCGTCGTCGAGGCCCTGGCCCGTACCGCGCAGCTCTCCCGCGACGATGCCGACGCCCTGGACACCTGGGCCGCCGATGCGGACGCCGCCGTACGGGACGACGCGGGTCAGCTTCAGTGCGCGAAGCTGTACGCGCTGCCGCCCGCCGTGCGCCGACGAGTGCTGCGCCGGGCCGTCATCGATGCCGGCGCGCCCGCCGGTTCACTCTTCGCCCGGCACGTCGAGGAGGTCGACCGCCTGATCACGAGCTGGCGCGGCCAGGGAGCCATCAATCTGCCCGGCCGCGTCGAGGCGCGACGGCAGGGTGGCAGACTGGTCATTCGGCAAGGCTGA
- a CDS encoding nuclear transport factor 2 family protein: MSRTEVELVEAANTTFYETMERGDFEELSGLWLDEGISCIHPGWPVLSGRGEVLRSYALIMANTEYIQFFLTDVKVSLAGDTALVTCTENILSGGPAEESGELGPLVGQLVVATNVFRRTSDGWKIWSHHGSPVLAESDEEEDDETPS; encoded by the coding sequence GTGAGCCGTACCGAGGTAGAGCTGGTCGAAGCGGCAAACACCACGTTCTACGAGACGATGGAGCGCGGTGACTTCGAAGAGCTCTCCGGCCTCTGGCTGGACGAGGGCATCTCGTGCATCCACCCCGGCTGGCCCGTGCTCTCCGGCCGCGGCGAAGTGCTCCGCTCGTACGCCCTGATCATGGCGAACACCGAGTACATCCAGTTCTTCCTCACCGACGTCAAGGTGAGCCTCGCCGGCGACACCGCCCTGGTGACCTGTACGGAGAACATCCTCAGCGGCGGCCCCGCCGAGGAGAGCGGCGAACTCGGCCCCCTCGTCGGTCAGCTCGTCGTCGCCACCAATGTGTTCCGTCGCACATCCGACGGATGGAAGATCTGGTCACATCACGGATCACCCGTACTGGCGGAAAGCGACGAGGAAGAGGACGACGAGACCCCCTCGTAA
- the ftsH gene encoding ATP-dependent zinc metalloprotease FtsH gives MDVKRYFRGPVMWIVLAVLAVVVLMQVVGSSGGYKTVDTGEVVQAIDKNQVDQVKLTTGDEQIIKVDLKGDQKVKGSDKIQASYIGTQGADLAEKLQTKYEAGDIEKGYTVSPSKQSPFLSVLLSLLPFVLIVVVFLFLMNQMQGGGSRVMNFGKSKAKLITKDTPKTTFSDVAGADEAVEELHEIKEFLQEPAKFQAVGAKIPKGVLLYGPPGTGKTLLARAVAGEAGVPFYSISGSDFVEMFVGVGASRVRDLFEQAKANAPAIVFVDEIDAVGRHRGAGLGGGHDEREQTLNQLLVEMDGFDVKGGVILIAATNRPDILDPALLRPGRFDRQIAVDRPDMMGRLEILKVHQKGKPVAPDVDLGAVARRTPGFTGADLSNVLNEAALLTARSDKKLIDNHSLDEAIDRVVAGPQKRTRIMSDKEKKITAYHEGGHALVAAASPNSDPVHKITILSRGRALGYTMVLPDEDRYSTTRNEMLDQLAYMLGGRAAEELVFHDPTTGAANDIEKATATARSMVTQYGMTERLGAIKFGADNTEPFVGREMGHQRDYSEEVAALVDEEVKKLIETAHNEAWEILVENRDVLDNLVLQLLEKETLGKEQIAEIFAPIVKRPARPAWTGSSRRTPSTRPPVLSPKELALTNGAVGSNGAVPTDAAPAIEAVPEERPES, from the coding sequence ATGGACGTGAAGCGATACTTCCGTGGGCCGGTCATGTGGATCGTGCTGGCCGTCCTCGCCGTGGTCGTGTTGATGCAGGTCGTCGGCTCGTCCGGCGGCTACAAGACGGTGGACACCGGCGAGGTCGTCCAGGCGATCGACAAGAACCAGGTCGACCAGGTCAAGCTGACCACAGGCGACGAACAGATCATCAAGGTTGATCTGAAGGGCGACCAGAAGGTCAAGGGCAGCGACAAGATCCAGGCGAGCTACATCGGCACCCAGGGTGCCGATCTGGCCGAGAAGCTGCAGACGAAGTACGAGGCCGGCGACATCGAGAAGGGGTACACCGTCTCGCCGTCGAAGCAGAGCCCGTTCCTCTCGGTGCTGCTCTCGCTGCTGCCCTTCGTTCTGATCGTCGTGGTCTTCCTCTTCCTGATGAATCAGATGCAGGGCGGCGGCTCCCGAGTCATGAACTTCGGGAAGTCCAAGGCCAAGCTGATCACCAAGGACACTCCGAAGACGACCTTCTCCGATGTGGCGGGGGCCGACGAGGCGGTCGAGGAGCTCCACGAGATCAAGGAGTTCCTGCAGGAGCCGGCCAAGTTCCAGGCGGTCGGCGCCAAGATCCCGAAGGGTGTGCTGCTGTACGGCCCGCCCGGCACGGGCAAGACGCTGCTCGCGCGCGCCGTCGCGGGCGAGGCGGGCGTCCCGTTCTACTCGATCTCCGGTTCCGACTTCGTCGAGATGTTCGTCGGCGTCGGCGCCTCCCGAGTGCGCGACCTCTTCGAGCAGGCCAAGGCGAACGCCCCGGCGATCGTCTTCGTCGACGAGATCGACGCCGTCGGCCGGCACCGCGGTGCGGGTCTCGGCGGCGGCCACGACGAGCGTGAGCAGACGCTGAACCAGCTGCTCGTCGAGATGGACGGCTTCGACGTGAAGGGCGGCGTCATCCTGATCGCCGCCACCAACCGGCCGGACATCCTCGACCCGGCGCTGCTGCGCCCGGGCCGGTTCGACCGGCAGATCGCCGTCGACCGCCCGGACATGATGGGCCGTCTCGAGATCCTCAAGGTCCACCAGAAGGGCAAGCCGGTCGCCCCGGACGTAGACCTGGGCGCTGTCGCCCGGCGTACGCCCGGCTTCACCGGCGCGGACCTGTCGAACGTGCTGAACGAAGCGGCGCTCCTGACGGCGCGCAGCGACAAGAAGCTGATCGACAACCACTCCCTGGACGAGGCGATCGACCGCGTCGTGGCGGGCCCGCAGAAGCGGACCCGGATCATGTCGGACAAGGAAAAGAAGATCACCGCGTACCACGAGGGCGGTCACGCCCTGGTCGCCGCGGCTTCGCCGAACTCCGACCCGGTCCACAAGATCACGATCCTGTCCCGTGGGCGGGCGCTCGGCTACACCATGGTCCTGCCGGACGAGGACAGGTACTCCACCACTCGCAATGAAATGCTCGACCAGCTGGCGTACATGCTGGGCGGGCGCGCGGCGGAGGAGCTCGTCTTCCACGATCCGACCACCGGTGCGGCCAACGACATCGAGAAGGCCACGGCCACGGCCCGCTCGATGGTCACGCAGTACGGCATGACCGAGCGGCTCGGCGCGATCAAGTTCGGCGCCGACAACACCGAGCCGTTCGTGGGCCGTGAGATGGGTCACCAGCGGGACTACTCCGAAGAGGTCGCGGCGCTGGTCGACGAAGAGGTCAAGAAGCTCATCGAGACCGCGCACAACGAGGCCTGGGAGATCCTCGTCGAGAACCGCGACGTTCTCGACAACCTGGTCCTCCAGCTGCTGGAGAAGGAGACCCTCGGCAAGGAGCAGATCGCCGAGATCTTCGCGCCCATCGTGAAGCGCCCGGCCCGCCCGGCGTGGACCGGCTCCTCGCGGCGCACGCCGTCGACGCGGCCGCCGGTGCTCTCGCCGAAGGAGCTGGCGCTGACCAACGGCGCCGTCGGGTCCAACGGCGCGGTGCCTACGGACGCCGCCCCGGCGATCGAGGCGGTCCCGGAGGAGCGTCCGGAGAGCTGA
- the folP gene encoding dihydropteroate synthase, translated as MSTLRGRGTASGLPQWDRCAVMGVVNVTPDSFSDGGRWFDTTAAVKRGLDLVTEGADLVDVGGESTRPGASRVDEDEELRRVIPVVRGLAAEGVTVSVDTMRASVAEKAVAAGAVLVNDVSGGLADPRMVPAVAATGVPFVVMHWRGFSHDMNSRAVYTDVVTEVVAELRHRMDAVIAGGIAPERLVIDPGLGFAKQAEHDLALLAHLAELRAFGRPVLVAASRKRFLGHVLAKEGAPPPARERDAATAAVSAIAAHEGAWAVRVHEVRATADAVRVARAVEAAR; from the coding sequence ATGAGTACGTTGCGCGGACGAGGCACAGCCAGCGGGCTGCCGCAGTGGGATCGCTGTGCGGTCATGGGGGTCGTCAATGTGACGCCCGATTCCTTCTCCGACGGCGGCCGCTGGTTCGACACCACCGCCGCCGTCAAGCGCGGCCTCGACCTCGTCACCGAAGGCGCCGATCTCGTCGACGTCGGCGGCGAGTCCACCAGGCCCGGCGCCAGCCGCGTCGACGAGGACGAGGAACTGCGGCGCGTGATCCCCGTCGTACGCGGCCTCGCCGCCGAGGGCGTCACCGTCTCCGTAGACACCATGCGCGCCTCCGTTGCCGAAAAGGCCGTCGCCGCCGGCGCCGTCCTCGTCAACGACGTCAGCGGCGGCCTCGCCGACCCCCGCATGGTCCCCGCCGTCGCCGCCACCGGCGTCCCCTTCGTCGTCATGCACTGGCGCGGCTTCAGCCACGACATGAACAGCCGCGCCGTCTACACCGACGTCGTCACCGAAGTGGTCGCCGAGCTGCGCCACCGCATGGACGCCGTCATCGCCGGCGGCATCGCCCCCGAGCGCCTCGTCATCGACCCCGGCCTCGGCTTCGCCAAGCAGGCCGAGCACGACCTCGCCCTCCTCGCCCACCTCGCCGAGCTCCGGGCCTTCGGCCGCCCCGTGCTCGTCGCCGCCTCCCGCAAGCGGTTCCTCGGCCACGTACTGGCCAAGGAGGGCGCCCCGCCGCCCGCCAGGGAGCGGGACGCCGCCACCGCCGCGGTCTCCGCCATCGCGGCGCACGAGGGCGCCTGGGCCGTCCGGGTCCACGAAGTACGCGCCACGGCCGACGCCGTCCGCGTCGCCCGGGCCGTCGAGGCCGCCCGGTGA
- the folB gene encoding dihydroneopterin aldolase, translated as MDRVALRGLKARGHHGVFPREREEGQTFIVDLVLGLDTRPAAADDDLAKTVHYGIVAEEVVAVVEGEPVDLIETLAERIAQQCLKHDGVEEVEVVVHKPDAPITVPFDDVTITITRSRV; from the coding sequence GTGGATCGTGTCGCGCTGCGCGGCCTCAAGGCCCGCGGGCACCATGGCGTTTTCCCCCGGGAGCGTGAGGAGGGCCAGACCTTCATCGTGGACCTGGTGCTCGGCCTCGACACCCGCCCCGCGGCGGCCGACGACGACCTGGCGAAGACCGTGCACTACGGCATTGTGGCGGAGGAGGTCGTGGCGGTCGTCGAGGGCGAGCCCGTCGACCTGATCGAGACGCTGGCGGAGCGGATCGCCCAGCAGTGCCTCAAGCACGACGGCGTCGAAGAGGTCGAAGTGGTCGTGCACAAGCCGGACGCACCGATCACGGTGCCTTTCGACGACGTGACCATCACGATCACCCGGAGCCGAGTATGA
- a CDS encoding inorganic diphosphatase: MEFDVTIEIPKGSRNKYEVDHETGRIRLDRRLFTSTSYPADYGFVENTLGEDGDPLDALVILDEPTFPGCLIKCRAIGMFRMTDEAGGDDKLLCVPASDPRVEHLRDIHHVSEFDRLEIQHFFEVYKDLEPGKSVEGANWVGRTEAEAEIEASYKRLEAQGGAH; this comes from the coding sequence GTGGAGTTCGACGTCACCATCGAGATCCCGAAGGGTTCGCGGAACAAGTACGAGGTGGACCACGAGACCGGTCGGATCCGCCTGGACCGTCGACTCTTCACCTCGACCAGCTACCCGGCCGACTACGGCTTCGTCGAGAACACCCTCGGCGAGGACGGCGACCCGCTGGACGCGCTGGTCATCCTTGACGAGCCGACGTTCCCCGGCTGCCTCATCAAGTGCCGCGCGATCGGCATGTTCCGGATGACGGACGAGGCGGGCGGCGACGACAAGCTGCTCTGCGTGCCTGCCTCCGACCCGCGTGTGGAGCACCTGCGGGACATCCACCACGTGTCGGAGTTCGACCGCCTGGAGATCCAGCACTTCTTCGAGGTCTACAAGGACCTGGAGCCCGGCAAGTCGGTCGAGGGCGCGAACTGGGTCGGCCGCACCGAGGCGGAGGCGGAGATCGAGGCGTCCTACAAGCGCCTGGAGGCGCAGGGCGGCGCGCACTGA
- the dacB gene encoding D-alanyl-D-alanine carboxypeptidase/D-alanyl-D-alanine-endopeptidase, protein MCDRERGWCEVPEVRTWQLAAGAAVAGLALAGGAVAAAGPWDSGQRKAERDWAAARSIPGGAHHETPRPKRPAPAPSAPGVLAALGAPTTTAPAPRTTPADLARVLAPLLGDPGLGTVRTASVIDVATGRQLYGKGAADPMTPASTIKIATSAAALSVLGPDHRIPTTVVASEDAKELTLVGGGDATLDTASLRTLADRTARALRERGVRTVRLTYDTSLYKGPGMHPIGPNMNIAPVSALMVGEGRLGVTSQASGSGGEGPTGAAHRSGDPAGDAARAFGRLLAERGIDSSATPAAGRPAAGAKPVAKVLSAPLSALVERTLTHSDNDIAEALARQTALATGEEASFAGAERAVTKQLTRLKLPLTGARFADGSGLSRQDKLSAGLLTALLARAADPAHPELRPVLTGLPVAGFSGTLQTRYNETSPGTGLVRAKTGTLTGVNTLAGTVVAPDGRLLAFAFLAGNTPSRDDAQPALDRLATALAS, encoded by the coding sequence ATGTGTGATCGCGAAAGGGGTTGGTGCGAGGTGCCAGAGGTCAGGACGTGGCAGCTCGCCGCAGGCGCCGCCGTGGCCGGCCTCGCCCTCGCCGGCGGGGCTGTGGCCGCGGCCGGTCCATGGGACTCCGGCCAGCGTAAGGCCGAGAGGGACTGGGCCGCTGCCCGGAGCATCCCGGGTGGCGCACATCACGAGACCCCCAGGCCGAAGCGCCCGGCGCCCGCGCCCAGTGCGCCCGGCGTGCTCGCCGCCCTGGGCGCCCCCACGACCACGGCGCCGGCCCCGCGGACGACCCCCGCCGACCTCGCCAGGGTGCTCGCCCCGCTGCTCGGCGATCCCGGCCTCGGCACGGTCCGCACGGCCTCTGTCATCGATGTCGCGACCGGCAGGCAGCTGTACGGAAAGGGGGCCGCGGACCCGATGACCCCGGCCTCCACCATCAAGATCGCCACGTCGGCTGCGGCCCTGTCGGTGCTCGGTCCGGACCACCGCATCCCCACCACGGTCGTCGCGTCCGAGGACGCGAAGGAGCTCACGCTGGTCGGCGGCGGCGACGCGACCCTCGACACCGCGAGCCTGCGCACCCTCGCCGACCGTACGGCGCGTGCCCTGCGCGAGCGCGGGGTGAGAACGGTTCGCCTGACGTACGACACCTCGCTCTACAAGGGCCCCGGGATGCACCCCATAGGCCCCAACATGAACATCGCCCCGGTCAGCGCGCTGATGGTCGGCGAAGGGCGGCTCGGGGTCACCTCCCAGGCCTCGGGCTCTGGGGGAGAGGGACCCACCGGCGCCGCGCACCGCAGCGGCGACCCGGCGGGCGATGCCGCCCGCGCCTTCGGGCGGCTGCTGGCCGAGCGGGGCATCGACAGCTCAGCGACGCCCGCCGCCGGCCGGCCCGCGGCCGGAGCCAAGCCCGTCGCCAAGGTGCTCTCCGCACCCCTCTCGGCCCTGGTCGAGAGGACCCTGACGCACAGTGACAACGACATCGCCGAGGCCCTCGCCCGCCAGACCGCCCTGGCGACCGGCGAGGAGGCGAGCTTCGCGGGCGCAGAGCGCGCCGTCACGAAGCAACTGACCCGGCTGAAGCTCCCGTTGACAGGTGCACGCTTCGCCGACGGCAGCGGACTCAGCCGCCAGGACAAACTCTCCGCCGGCCTGCTGACCGCGCTGCTGGCCCGCGCCGCCGACCCGGCCCACCCCGAGCTGCGCCCGGTCCTCACCGGCCTGCCGGTCGCGGGCTTCAGCGGGACCCTTCAGACCCGCTACAACGAGACCTCACCGGGTACCGGACTGGTGCGCGCCAAGACCGGCACGCTGACCGGTGTGAACACCCTTGCCGGCACGGTCGTCGCCCCGGACGGCCGTCTCCTCGCCTTCGCTTTCCTGGCCGGGAACACCCCGTCCAGGGACGACGCACAGCCCGCCCTGGACCGGCTGGCCACCGCGCTGGCATCGTGA
- the folE gene encoding GTP cyclohydrolase I FolE produces MTDPVTLDGEGTIGEFDEKRAENAVRELLIAVGEDPDREGLRETPTRVARAYREIFAGLWQQPKDVLTTTFDLGHDEMVLVKDIEVMSSCEHHLVPFHGVAHVGYIPSVDGKITGLSKLARLVDVFARRPQVQERLTTQIADSLMEILEPRGVIVVVECEHMCMTMRGVRKPGAKTITSAVRGQLRDPATRNEAMSLIMAR; encoded by the coding sequence ATGACCGACCCGGTGACGCTGGACGGCGAGGGCACGATCGGCGAGTTCGACGAGAAGCGGGCCGAGAACGCTGTACGCGAGCTCCTCATCGCGGTCGGGGAGGACCCAGACCGCGAGGGCCTGCGGGAGACGCCGACGCGTGTGGCGCGCGCGTACAGGGAGATATTCGCGGGGCTGTGGCAGCAGCCGAAGGACGTCCTGACGACGACGTTCGACCTCGGTCACGACGAGATGGTCCTGGTGAAGGACATCGAGGTCATGAGCTCCTGCGAGCATCACCTGGTGCCGTTCCACGGGGTTGCGCATGTCGGGTACATCCCGTCGGTGGACGGGAAGATCACCGGTCTGTCGAAGCTGGCCCGCCTCGTGGACGTCTTCGCGCGGCGGCCGCAGGTGCAGGAGCGGCTGACCACGCAGATAGCGGACTCGCTGATGGAGATCCTGGAGCCGCGCGGCGTGATTGTGGTCGTCGAGTGCGAGCACATGTGCATGACGATGCGGGGTGTGCGGAAGCCGGGGGCGAAGACGATTACTTCGGCGGTGCGGGGGCAGTTGCGGGATCCGGCGACGCGCAATGAGGCGATGAGCCTGATCATGGCCCGCTGA
- the hpt gene encoding hypoxanthine phosphoribosyltransferase, whose translation MGTDLQSVLITKEEIDAKLGELAAKIDAEYAGKDLLIVGVLKGAVMVMADLARALSTPVTMDWMAVSSYGAGTQSSGVVRILKDLDTDIKGKHVLIVEDIIDSGLTLSWLLSNLGSREPASLEVCTLLRKPDAAKVAIDVKWIGFDIPNEFVIGYGLDYAEKYRNLPFVGTLAPHVYGG comes from the coding sequence ATGGGCACCGACCTCCAGTCGGTGCTCATCACCAAGGAAGAGATCGACGCGAAGCTGGGCGAGCTGGCCGCGAAGATCGACGCAGAGTACGCGGGCAAGGACCTGCTCATCGTCGGTGTCCTCAAGGGTGCCGTGATGGTGATGGCGGATCTGGCGCGTGCGCTGTCCACCCCCGTCACCATGGACTGGATGGCGGTGTCGTCCTACGGCGCGGGCACCCAGTCATCGGGCGTGGTCCGGATCCTCAAGGACCTGGACACCGACATCAAGGGCAAGCACGTCCTGATCGTCGAGGACATCATCGACTCCGGCCTCACGCTCTCATGGCTGCTGTCGAACCTCGGCTCGCGCGAGCCGGCCTCTCTCGAGGTCTGCACCCTGCTGCGTAAGCCGGATGCCGCGAAGGTCGCGATCGATGTGAAGTGGATCGGCTTCGACATTCCCAATGAGTTCGTCATCGGGTATGGCCTGGATTACGCCGAGAAGTACCGCAATCTGCCGTTCGTCGGCACGCTCGCACCGCACGTATACGGCGGCTGA
- a CDS encoding DUF3180 domain-containing protein gives MKQLRLGVLAGLFAAAGVLSWGGARLWEAFGTLPSVPLAAPIVLVVIAVILTATALSLRARLRAQRERRPGAKGVEPLMAARAVVFGQASALVAALVSGMYGGTGVYLLSSLDIPARRDQAIYAGFSVLAGIGVIAAAFFLERVCKLPEDDDEGESAARA, from the coding sequence GTGAAGCAACTACGGCTCGGTGTACTGGCCGGTCTCTTCGCCGCGGCCGGGGTGCTGTCCTGGGGCGGCGCCCGCCTGTGGGAGGCGTTCGGCACCCTGCCGAGCGTGCCGCTGGCCGCGCCGATCGTGCTGGTGGTGATCGCCGTCATCCTCACCGCGACCGCGCTCTCGCTCCGCGCCCGCCTGCGGGCCCAGCGCGAACGACGCCCGGGCGCGAAGGGCGTTGAGCCGCTGATGGCGGCGCGCGCGGTGGTCTTCGGCCAGGCGAGCGCGCTGGTGGCGGCGCTGGTGTCGGGCATGTACGGCGGCACGGGCGTGTACCTACTGAGCTCTCTGGACATCCCGGCCCGCCGGGACCAGGCGATCTATGCGGGCTTCTCGGTGCTGGCGGGGATCGGCGTGATCGCGGCGGCGTTCTTCCTGGAGCGGGTCTGCAAACTCCCGGAGGACGACGACGAGGGCGAGAGCGCGGCCCGCGCGTAA
- a CDS encoding zinc-dependent metalloprotease, which yields MTSIGGAEMVDWNLAVATATRFVRPGPDVSRDEARAVVAELRRHAKASEEHVRGFTRMIPEGHEPLDTPVLVVDRAGWVRANVAGFRELLKPLLDKMQERRPGGAGGAVLGAVGGKVTGVELGMLLSFLASRVLGQYETFAPPTRELPAGEKGGGRLLLVAPNIVHVERELEVDPHDFRLWVCLHEETHRTQFTGVPWLRDHLEGEIQSFLGETDVDPMTVLERFREAAQSLSGARPEGEEDESGRSIVELVQTPAQREILSRLTAVMSLLEGHADYVMDGVGPDVVASVAEIREKFQQRRARGASRLDQALRKLLGLDAKLRQYRDGERFVRSVVEEVGMDGFNRVWTSPNTLPTKAEIAKPADWVARVHRKAES from the coding sequence ATGACGAGCATCGGTGGTGCCGAGATGGTCGACTGGAACCTCGCTGTGGCGACCGCGACCCGCTTCGTGCGGCCCGGGCCCGACGTGAGCAGGGACGAGGCGCGCGCCGTCGTCGCCGAGCTGCGACGGCATGCCAAGGCGTCCGAGGAACATGTGCGGGGCTTCACCCGGATGATCCCGGAAGGCCATGAACCACTGGACACCCCTGTCCTGGTAGTGGACCGGGCCGGGTGGGTCAGGGCGAACGTCGCCGGCTTCCGTGAGCTGCTCAAGCCGCTGCTGGACAAGATGCAGGAGCGCCGCCCGGGCGGCGCCGGCGGCGCGGTGCTCGGCGCGGTCGGCGGCAAGGTCACCGGCGTGGAGCTGGGGATGCTGCTGTCGTTCCTGGCCTCGCGGGTCCTCGGGCAGTACGAGACCTTCGCCCCGCCCACCCGTGAGCTGCCCGCCGGAGAGAAGGGCGGCGGACGGCTGCTGCTCGTCGCCCCGAACATCGTGCACGTGGAGCGCGAACTCGAAGTCGACCCGCACGACTTCAGGCTCTGGGTCTGCCTCCATGAGGAGACACACCGCACCCAGTTCACGGGCGTGCCGTGGCTGCGTGACCACCTTGAGGGGGAGATCCAGTCATTTCTCGGCGAGACCGACGTCGATCCGATGACAGTCCTGGAGCGCTTCAGGGAGGCCGCCCAGTCGCTGTCCGGCGCGCGCCCCGAGGGTGAGGAGGACGAGAGCGGCCGCTCCATCGTCGAGTTGGTGCAGACTCCCGCCCAGCGCGAGATCCTCAGTCGGCTGACCGCCGTCATGTCGTTGCTCGAGGGCCACGCGGACTACGTGATGGACGGTGTCGGGCCCGATGTCGTGGCCTCCGTCGCCGAGATCCGGGAGAAGTTCCAGCAGCGCAGGGCGCGTGGCGCGAGCCGTCTCGACCAGGCGCTGCGCAAGCTGCTCGGGCTCGACGCCAAGCTGCGTCAGTACCGCGACGGTGAGCGTTTCGTGCGCTCCGTCGTGGAGGAGGTCGGTATGGATGGATTCAATCGGGTCTGGACGTCCCCGAACACCCTGCCCACCAAGGCGGAGATCGCCAAACCGGCGGACTGGGTCGCGAGGGTGCACCGTAAAGCAGAGTCGTGA
- the folK gene encoding 2-amino-4-hydroxy-6-hydroxymethyldihydropteridine diphosphokinase: MTVFSNGTQSDPTVQPVPASVVEQVDAADVTLSNPKRAVIALGSNLGNRLETLQGAIDALEDTPGLRVKAVSPVYETEPWGVEPGSQPSYFNAVVVIKTTLPPSSLLERGQAIEEAFDRVREERWGPRTIDVDIVAYADVVSDDPSLTLPHPRAHQRAFVLAPWHDVEPEAQIPGYGPVAQLLAGVGREAVVPRADLELRLPD, from the coding sequence ATGACCGTGTTTTCCAACGGGACGCAGAGCGACCCGACCGTGCAGCCGGTGCCCGCCTCCGTGGTGGAGCAGGTCGACGCGGCGGACGTCACCCTGTCCAATCCGAAACGGGCTGTGATCGCCCTCGGCTCCAACCTCGGCAACCGCCTGGAGACCCTCCAGGGCGCGATCGACGCGCTCGAGGACACGCCCGGGCTGCGGGTCAAGGCCGTGTCTCCGGTGTACGAGACGGAGCCGTGGGGCGTCGAGCCCGGCAGCCAGCCCTCGTACTTCAACGCAGTCGTTGTGATCAAGACCACACTTCCGCCGTCCTCCCTGCTGGAGCGTGGCCAGGCCATCGAAGAGGCCTTCGACCGGGTCCGCGAGGAGCGCTGGGGTCCGCGCACCATCGACGTCGACATCGTGGCGTACGCCGACGTGGTCTCCGACGACCCGTCGCTCACGCTGCCCCACCCGCGCGCGCACCAGCGTGCCTTCGTGCTCGCCCCGTGGCACGACGTCGAGCCGGAGGCGCAGATTCCGGGTTACGGTCCGGTGGCGCAGCTGCTGGCCGGCGTCGGGCGGGAGGCCGTGGTTCCCCGCGCCGACCTGGAACTCCGTCTGCCCGACTAG